The following is a genomic window from Fusarium oxysporum Fo47 chromosome IV, complete sequence.
GACATGATTGCGCTGAACCCACAATGACAAGCTTTCTGCGGACTCTTGTGGGAGCTTTGTAATGCAGGTCCCGGAGCTCGGCTGCACGGTATGTATTTTCGTTGCCTTTTTGGGGAGAAATGGCATCGGCCATAGTCGGGAGATCTGACAGCAAACGTGGGGCTTTTTCCAAGAGGGAGAGCGAGGTGAGGCGGGCATTGTATTCATCGGGGATCATGATATGGATCACGGAGGGATATATTGTTATGCCCAGCTATATAATTACATACTATTCCCAGGTGCTTGATGCTATCGTCAGCTCTTATTGGAGCCGAGTCATGAGATCTGCTCTTGCATAGACTAGTCGAATCAGTACTAGATTACCTACGTTAGTTGATTGCCTGTTAGTTTTTATTCATGTCGGTAGGTCGGTGAAGTTGGGTTTGGTTTATAAGATAGATTTGCACACCCTGGACTCTATGTTTCTACAGTATCCATACTCCGTGCCGTGTGTTTAGTCTCCATGGCAGACTCTCAATTAGTTCGTCTAAGAAAGTTCCATAACGTGGGTGGCTCGAGCTGCTGATCTTTTTGATCTGGTTATGGACGGGTATTCTTCTCCAATTTCCAAAAAGGTACCCAAACAGCTGGCTGACATGGTCTTTCCTACTAGTCTGACGTATTGACTCGATGTTCCTTCCTCCTGATCTTATTCCCATCTCAACCCGCACCCTTCCTTCCATTTACCCCTCCATGATCCATCCAATTGTGCCATTCCATACTCGTCGTCGTGCCTTCCTGGTACCTAGTTAGTTGGTTAGCACCTACCTCCATTTCATACAATGCTCCGTCCGTACTAGTTTTCCATAATAACTCCATTAGATTTCTTTTCCGTCACAATCCTTTTCtattcatcatcctcctcctcaccatTATCACTGAcactgtcactgtcaccaaAACTTAAACTCCTCCCTACCCCTCACGTACACCCACGGCAACGATATCCTTTCTTTGTCTCAAGAGTCCACCATGAACCTTCTGTAACGACTCGCTCGTTACATCCAAACCGCTGTCTCGCCCGCCACAAAGAGCTCGAGCACGACCTGGACCTAGTAAAATCATAGGACTCGACttccagtccagtccagtccagcGCAGCACACAAGACACACTCTGTAGCTGTCAAGCTGCTCTGTCAGCACCCGGCGCATGCCGCCAAGCAACACAAAACCGTGTCACAACTGCCGTCGTCGACGCCTGCGCTGCGACCGCTCATGGCCGACATGCCACAAATGTGCGGTCTCAGGGCAGGAATGCCTCGGGTATGGCAAGGTCTTCGTTTGGACCCAAGGAATTGACTCCCACGGCAATGTCAATCCCCCTCCCGGCCGGCGACTACCCGACGAATCTGATGCTTCCACCTCTGTATCACCTACCGGCCACCAGCAGGGCCAGGGTCAGCATGATCGCGCTcgacctcagcctcaacctgACTATAGCGACCAACATCCGCTGGCGCGTTTGGTTCAACAGGCCCAGCAGGCCGCCCAAGAGGCGGAAGAGATGAAtccgcagcagcagcaacagcagcagcagcaaaggcaacagcagcagccaaccCCGCCAGATTCTGAGGGCTCCCCTTCACACGATCCTAGCATACCCTGGCCTTCTCCTGCTGCGCTTACAGATCCGTTGTTCCAGGACCTTGACCGCACATCACGATACTACCTAGCGCATTGTAAGTCTTGGCTCTAGttttggttttttttttcttggcCGATGCTAATGTATGCCCCAGTCAGCGAGAGGGTCTGCAAAGATCTTGTGGTCCGAGACACGCCTGAAAACCCGTTCCGTGAGCTGATACCCTTGACGCGGAAGCACCCGCTCCTCTTGCAGATTCTTGTTGCGACTTCAGCAATCCATTGGTCCAATATATTTCGTCGTGTTACCGAAATACCGGCAGGCCTCACCAATCCCGCGGGCTATCTTTCCCTGCTACGTTCAAAAGATCTTGTGACACGACAGGCTCTCATCGATGCCTTGACGGCGAAGCAAAAGGCCATGAGCCACCTTAGGGAGGTGCTCGATACCCTTGACCCGGCAGGTAGTGAGGTGGCATTAGCTGCCATGCACTTTTTTATCAAGTTTGACTTGATTGATCTGGATAAGTCAGACAACCAGAGCTGGAGGGCCCACTTGGAAGGCGCCACAAGCATCATGGCATTGCTCAACCCGGACAGTAATCCCGACGCATCTAGTAGAATGTTGCGGGACCGTGTCATTACTGACAGCTTCATGTAAGTCCGTCCTAGCTACTGGTGTACTCGCAGTGGATACTGACTTTTGAAAGTTACAACATTTTGGGCTCGACGTTGACATCTGGTGGCCTCGCAGCTCGTGTTGCACGGCAAGCTTTCCAGTTCTTACCCGTTATGAAGCGTGTGGAACTGACAAGCTACTTGTCTTGCCCTCCGGAGATTCTGAACATCATTCTTTCTGCATCCGAGCTGTCCCACGAAGTACCCTGGACAGACCAGTCTCTAGGTGCGGCAGACAAGGCAATTGCTCTAATAGACGAGGCTCTTGCTGTGGACATTCCAGCTTGGGCAGACTATTTGCGACAACACAACCTCGTTCAGGATCTTGAGAGTCGAGTGTGTCTAGCTGCGGCACACCGGTCAGCAGCTTGCCTGTACATCCTCCAAGCGCTACCGCTAGTTCGGTCTGTACGGTCCATTGATACCGATTTCCTGTTGGAGGACGTTTTGAGAAATTTAGCCGCCATCGATGAAAATGACCCATACTTCAAGGCATCGTCGTGGCCGACTTTTGTTGCAGGGGCCGAGACACGAGACCCTGAAAAACGCACTTGGACCCTGGCACGGCTGTTGTCGATTTGGCAAATCTGTCCATGGGGGTATCTCTTCACGGCAATTGAAATGCTCAAAGCGACATGGGCGATGCAGGATTCGCGCGGCTCAGCTAATGTCAACTGGCTACATGATCTACGGGGGATGGGATTTGAGAACTTGATTGTttgatatgatatgatatgatgttGTGTTTTTGGTTACAGGGTGTGTTTACTGGATCCAGTCCATACGTACTGCCTGTCACTGTGGTGTGTTTTATTTAGCGTCGAGCGAAAAGTTGTGTCGAGTTGAGACTTGTGCTTCATTCTAGGGTTCATTTCAGTTCGGTTGCAAGCTCGGAGTTAAAGTAGTAGCTAATAGGTTAGAGGAACGCCGCGTGTCTTTTTTGGCCAGCTGTCCATGGTGCAGTGCTAAAGAGAGAATAGAGGGTGTTTTGGGCGTCGGGAAGGGTCATTTCGCAAATGCCGGTTCTAGACTGATCGAATCTCGCGATGGCTTCACCGATTTCAGCAAGGTACTTTTCTAGTTAGATACCTCAAGACACGGGATTTATCAGCAGACCCACCATTCATACGACACTGAGTTAGATGACAGTAGCTTTTGTAGTATGTCACTTGACATTTTCTCTTTGTTGTTGgacttgttcttgagctcctcatTGTGTTTCGAGTCTCGATTACAGAGGCCCCGTTCCATCATCTACGGCGTAAACAGACCCTGCAACTGTGATTTGTCCAACGCTCAGATGGATCTGACAAGTCCATCGTGGTTAAGGGTCAAGGTCCTATAGAGTCAGTCCCCACTGAGTAGAAGAACTAGAAGCATGCAGCTTGTCCAAAGTAGTTTGAGCATGAAATCTCGGCCGAAACACCTGACTTCTTTTGGCGCCTGCGAGAGTCGCCTATTCTAGCCTGGTCTTTGTTGAGCGAAATAACGGCGTCGGTTACACCTACACACGTGTAGGAGGATATGGGCTCTTCGTGTTACAAGCAAACGTAACGTGGGTGACACGGCATAGTTGTCATGTCAGAATCCTCTTTTCTCCCTACCCCCCAGACCTGAACCCAAACTGAGATTGGATGAGGGGTGTACATACTCTGTTGGCTGTATAAGCAGTATAGAGTTTCCGCTTATACAGGGGAGAGACGTTGAACTTGCATGAGCAGCGATAACGGAATCATATAGCAAAAGTGGAACCAAAAGTTGTGCAACCACGTTTCTTCACTTTCACTTTGCATATAATGCAAAGGGAGTGAATAAGAGCGAGGATAAGGTAAGATCTCGAACAGAGCTATGCCCATTGGCCGGTCCTATACTCCGTTTTTAGGTGGTTGCCAGCACCGAGGCAGACTAACAATGCATGTTTCCCAGGTAGAAATCCTcttttaatagtaatatGTGATAAGGCAACATGACTAACAGGTCCAGCAAGTATTGCTTACTTTCATTGGCACTGATAGGGTACCCTATCCAAGTAATGTAATGGGTTGGGTTGCTTCTCACTTGAGACGATAGTAGACAGCCATTCCCGGATATGAACTAGTTAACTGGTATGGGATAGCAATATGAACTTGCTAGATCCGAACAAACTTACAACTTCAGTCGTTCAAAACAGATAAAGCGTGAATTGTAGCCTCGATAACGGTGAATGCAGCGCCGTTTCAATGACAAGGAGGCTTTGCAAAGCAGGCTCAGACCTACTGATACTACTATAGTATAGACTGCTACACGACAGTGATCTGCTAACTGTTAATACCTTACCACGTCTATTCTACTCAATTCTCTTGATGCCATCAAAGTTGAACAAGAATTTGTTCGTAAAAGCCATGAGTATATCTATGCGTCTGCGTCTACCATACCTCTCACTGGCAGTGGTGATAAGATACTGACCTTGAATCGTAGGGACCTGGACATCAGAACATACACTTAAGCATAGAGTAGTAGAGGAATGTGTAGAGGAGCGGCCAGGCACACAGTGTTGGTCGATGGCGCACCAACAGGTCATGATTAATACCATGAACAGCCAGCTAACTGGCAAGGACGGAGATGGAGAGATAGAGTAAAGATTGTAAGATTAAGAATGATCCCACGCATACCTCGTGAAATATACGCCAGTCATGCAGCTTGTTCATGATGATCGTTAAAAATACTCCGAAACCACAGCGCCATTCTAATAAAGTCTAAGATGAAGAGAAGCACAGCCCGTGTGTAGGGAGGGTGCTGAATGAACGAAGGGAAGAGAAGTGAGGGAATAGTGCCTGGCCTAGATACATGGAATCATTGCAACGCGAGTTGCGGTTCCAAGTTGGGGAAcggaagaaagaaaacacGATGTACCAGAAACGTTGAGAAGCTGTAATAATGCGCAGCCATTTTTGTTATGTCGCCTACCAACGGCGACTATTCTGATATTAGTTTTGACTGTATACACGGAGCATCACAATGACATACCTATACGCTGAATCGAGCTTTGCTTGTCGCCGTTTCGGCTTGAGCCCTGACATGGACGACTTCGGCCTTGGAGATCCTTCAGGAGTCTTTGCTTTGGTATCTCGTCCCAACAACTCGGCTTCCAAGGAATCCAATCCTGAAGATGCAGCAGATACTGATGAGTCGCGCGACGTTGGGGTCCGATTGCGGCGACGGCTGCGACTGCGACTGCGATTTCGACTCCGACTATGGTCTCGACTGCGACTTCGAGTACGACTCCGGCGACGTCCACGACCACGGCTATGATCTCTATCCCGATCTGGTTGGTACCGGTCTATCGATCGTCGCTGGTCGTCGACGTTACGGAATTCTGTAGGTCGACGTTCGGGACTACCTGGACGTGACCTGCGTCCTTGCGGAACGTACGAATCACGCGAGCGCGAATGTCGGCCCCGTGATCCTCTGCAGCTGGTATCGAAAGAACTTCGGGATCTTTGTCTCTTCACTGGGCGCTCACCAGGGGTATCGTCATCTGGGTGACCTCGTTTTGCAAGCCGTTCATGGACCTCGCCACTTTCGGAACTTTCGCTCCGAGCGATCTCCTCAAGTTTTggtggtggtcttggtgggAGATTGGCAATGGCATCTCCGCTAGGAAGCTTGCCGTCTCGTACGAACGCGGGGTCGTGTTCGATCTTTGACCAATACGGAGTTTCGTGTATTGGCTTCACGTATTCCTCGATATTGTCAGCTTGAACATAGTGCGACTCGACGCATTTTGCATCCCATTTTCTAGGAAGAAGCACCTCATCATTATATTCTGCTGGCAATGGCTTACCAACCTCATCTGGTGGATGACGTGGCTCTGGCCCTGCGAATATGACATTCTTGTCCCATTCAAATTCATCGTCGACAGCCTTTTCGGGTGCTGTATCCGGTCTCTGTGATGAATCAGGTCTAGGAGTTTCAACTTGAACCTTTTTAGTTTCAGGAGAAGCAGCAGGCGGGCTTGACTTTGGTTCAACGGCAGTTGTTGAGCCTTTCTGATCCCCCTGTTTAGGAGACGGCGCAGGTTTGGGATGGTTGGGCGTCTTGAGATCAGGGCgtctgttgttgttgttgtcttgtgGCTTCTGATCCGGCCGAGAATGAGGCTGGTTCTTCTTTTGTCGATAGTCGTGATTACGAGGGTGTCGGTCATTCTTCCGCTTGTTACGATGATCTCGAGAATGGTCAGGAAAGTCCCGACGTCCCCTACCAGGTTGACCATGCTGATTGGGTTGTGGTGGTTTTGGAGGTAGAGAAGGTCTAGGGGGCAAAGAAGCTGACAAAGGTAAAGTTGATGCAGAATTCTGGCGTGGTAcagaggatgaagctgaTCGATGTGGACGTGATGCAGGAGGTGGTGCTGGTGATGGGATAGGAGGCCGTGAAGGTGGAGGGTGCCCATACGACGGAGGCGCGCTGTGAGAGGGATAAGGGGGCGGGTATGATGGCGGCGGTGGATGCTGAGCATATGGTGCTGAAGCTGGTTGAGGATAATGGGGATAATGAGGCTGTGGATGGTAGGGTACGTGGTCTTGGCGAGGCGGAGGAGGACCATATGCACGTGGTGGATATGAAGGTGGTTGCGCTGGAGGTTGAGGgggaggcggaggaggagaagcatATGTGCCAGGAGGCCTAGGAGGCGGTGCCGGAAGACCTGGGGGAGGACCACCATAAGAAGGTGGAGGATATGGATTAGAGTATCCTGGAGGTGAGTAGCCAGGTGGTGCGTAGTTAGATGCTGAGGATCCGTAAGGAGGATATTGCGGAGGATAGGAGGGAGGTCCTCCGGGGTAGTGTGCAGGTGGAGGAGGCACATATCCTGGAGGAGGACCGTATCGAGCCACGCTTGGTGCTGATACTGGTACAGGCGCAGGTGCGTATTTGGTAATGATAGGACCTTTAGACTTTTTGGAACCACCATGATGGTCTCTATTACCTCCGTGTCCAGGAGCGTTGGCGTTTCTCCAAGCTGCGAGACCACTATTCTCCAGTTAATACGTCGAAGTATAAACGATGAAGGCAAACTGAGTGAGCTTGATACTTACGCAGGAGTTTCCCTGGTGGGTTCTGGACATGCAACAGTCCAATGGCCAGAATCGCCGCAGTTATAGCATCTGGCGTCGTCTGGCCGAGACTGGCCAGGAGCCGTATTAGACATGACAGATGAAGGAAAGCGTAGTTTGTGAAAGATAGCTTTGACCAGCACAGGACACTATCCTGTTAACAGACAACGGCAAGAAAAAAACACAGACCAAATACCGCTGTGGTGTATATAATACTTGTGATGCAAAAGAAGAGTGACAGTGACTTGATTAGCAGAAAGTGAACGAGTTCAGGCGCGGACACGACCCAAGAGAAGGAAACAAGTTTGATCAAGCGGCCTGAGGCTGGCTTGAGTAACTGTGATACGTCTCACAACAGGGGCCTCGGCGCGACTGAGAGGCGAAGCGAGACGACAGAGTCTGTGTTGCTGAGACTGAAAATATGGCTTGGGGATGTTACTGTTACAGCCCAAGCTTGTTGGTGCAAGTGCCCGCGCGCGGTCGCGACATGCGAAAGCGAAAGCCCCCTCCCTGGACCTTCTCAGGTAAAATATCAGAGGGATTTCATTCAGAGATATTTGATTTGAACGACCTAGAGAGGCTGGCGATGTCCGATTGATTGATGACGGAGTCGAAATTGAGGTTGGAGCTGGAGATCAATTAACAAGATATTGATGGCGACGATAGTCATCCATTGGTGGATGGCGATGCTGAAAGTGTTGTCGCGTGCGCACGGGCCACTTTTGAGTAGAGGAAGGTTGAAACTGAAATAGACTTTGGGGGCATTCCCGGCCGCTACAAATGTAATCAGGGCTCCTTCTTGGCATGCATTATTAGAAAAGAGCCCTATTGTGTATGGAATGGCACTGTCTCGTTATGCTCAATAGCAGTGTTCCACTAAGCTTCGCTGCGTCTGTTATTATTGTTTACCATTATGAGCAATTTACCCAAACTAGGACTGCATTCGCTTCGCTTGCCCAGGATCACATTATAAGCTTATTGTTTCATGAAACTACCCTTCCCGATAATTGTCTAGACTCACTGCATACAGTAACCAGTTCTCAACCATTTCTCATACCATTGTCAAGAGAACATCTACTACACGAACTCCATGGTATTCGTTATACATAACAGCTCGTCGGAAACACTGATTTTCTACCAAAGCACAATGTTTCTTACCACTTATATAGCCATGGATTTCTATGATCGTTGATGATCACTACAAACTGCTATCCTCGAACCTTGCTGACTATACCCCTCATTCAGCTCAGCCTCACCAAAGcataatcttttatattaataagtattgTGATATCTAATCAATAAGATTATCATTACTGGTTCTATACAAACCCATTGTCCCAATATCGAGTATCTCCATCTTAGTAGTAGTCAAAGTGTGGGGGGATGACCGGGCCTTCTTCCCGCCGAGGCACCGTCATCAGCAACGACTAAGCAAaccaaccaccaccaccactgctACTGATGCACTGCTAAAACATCCCACTGCCCAAAAAACACATACCACCACCACTTTAGCATCACCATCCTCCCATTGTATATGTAATCACGGATACGGTTCTACACGCAATTTGTCTTGTTTCATTGCATAGCGAGCACTCGATCTCTCACCGCCCACGCGCTCGTTAATCGCGAACGTCTTCGCCCTGCGCCCATGTGAACTGAACCACCTTGATCCCGATCATGTTGGTACAACCACCAAGTTCACCTCCAgacatcatccttgacagGAGCCGAACCCGACATCGTCACCCCTTAATGATACCGACGTTCACCTACGATTCTCGATTTCCACGATAATACACATTCAGCGACCCACCCACCAGTCACATCACCACGTCGGCATCTACAGCAACGACCACCACATCCCAATATGCCTGGGCTACCTTGTAAGCGCCGCGCCGAATCGAAAGGCTTCCCAGTCTGACCTATCCTCCCCAGCATCCGTC
Proteins encoded in this region:
- a CDS encoding uncharacterized protein (expressed protein) translates to MSNTAPGQSRPDDARCYNCGDSGHWTVACPEPTRETPAGLAAWRNANAPGHGGNRDHHGGSKKSKGPIITKYAPAPVPVSAPSVARYGPPPGYVPPPPAHYPGGPPSYPPQYPPYGSSASNYAPPGYSPPGYSNPYPPPSYGGPPPGLPAPPPRPPGTYASPPPPPPQPPAQPPSYPPRAYGPPPPRQDHVPYHPQPHYPHYPQPASAPYAQHPPPPSYPPPYPSHSAPPSYGHPPPSRPPIPSPAPPPASRPHRSASSSVPRQNSASTLPLSASLPPRPSLPPKPPQPNQHGQPGRGRRDFPDHSRDHRNKRKNDRHPRNHDYRQKKNQPHSRPDQKPQDNNNNRRPDLKTPNHPKPAPSPKQGDQKGSTTAVEPKSSPPAASPETKKVQVETPRPDSSQRPDTAPEKAVDDEFEWDKNVIFAGPEPRHPPDEVGKPLPAEYNDEVLLPRKWDAKCVESHYVQADNIEEYVKPIHETPYWSKIEHDPAFVRDGKLPSGDAIANLPPRPPPKLEEIARSESSESGEVHERLAKRGHPDDDTPGERPVKRQRSRSSFDTSCRGSRGRHSRSRDSYVPQGRRSRPGSPERRPTEFRNVDDQRRSIDRYQPDRDRDHSRGRGRRRSRTRSRSRDHSRSRNRSRSRSRRRNRTPTSRDSSVSAASSGLDSLEAELLGRDTKAKTPEGSPRPKSSMSGLKPKRRQAKLDSAYSRRW
- a CDS encoding fungal-specific transcription factor domain-containing protein; this encodes MPPSNTKPCHNCRRRRLRCDRSWPTCHKCAVSGQECLGYGKVFVWTQGIDSHGNVNPPPGRRLPDESDASTSVSPTGHQQGQGQHDRARPQPQPDYSDQHPLARLVQQAQQAAQEAEEMNPQQQQQQQQQRQQQQPTPPDSEGSPSHDPSIPWPSPAALTDPLFQDLDRTSRYYLAHFSERVCKDLVVRDTPENPFRELIPLTRKHPLLLQILVATSAIHWSNIFRRVTEIPAGLTNPAGYLSLLRSKDLVTRQALIDALTAKQKAMSHLREVLDTLDPAGSEVALAAMHFFIKFDLIDLDKSDNQSWRAHLEGATSIMALLNPDSNPDASSRMLRDRVITDSFIYNILGSTLTSGGLAARVARQAFQFLPVMKRVELTSYLSCPPEILNIILSASELSHEVPWTDQSLGAADKAIALIDEALAVDIPAWADYLRQHNLVQDLESRVCLAAAHRSAACLYILQALPLVRSVRSIDTDFLLEDVLRNLAAIDENDPYFKASSWPTFVAGAETRDPEKRTWTLARLLSIWQICPWGYLFTAIEMLKATWAMQDSRGSANVNWLHDLRGMGFENLIV